The following are from one region of the Amylibacter sp. IMCC11727 genome:
- a CDS encoding farnesyl diphosphate synthase, which translates to MDDFREKLNAVASATEQTLTALLPDGAGNPMAAPMRHAVLAGGKRLRAFLSVESAALYDVDPNQALRTAAAIECMHAYSLVHDDLPCMDDDDLRRGKPTVHVKWDDATAVLAGDALQTLAFEILADAATSPDAAVRVALIGSMARASGANGMVLGQMLDIAAETAETPLTLDQIKHLQANKTGALIEWSAHSGAMLAQDAGAELIEYSRAVGLAFQIQDDVLDVLGDAALAGKRLQKDADAGKATFVSLLGLEQAQKNATSLIEQACDALDRFGDKAHSLRQVAHFVVNRES; encoded by the coding sequence GTGGACGATTTTCGCGAAAAACTGAACGCTGTTGCCAGTGCAACAGAACAAACGCTGACGGCGTTGTTGCCCGATGGAGCAGGCAATCCAATGGCGGCACCCATGCGCCATGCGGTTCTGGCAGGTGGCAAACGCCTGCGTGCATTTCTGTCGGTGGAAAGCGCTGCGCTTTATGATGTTGATCCTAACCAAGCTTTGCGCACGGCCGCCGCCATCGAATGTATGCACGCGTATTCGCTTGTCCACGACGATCTGCCCTGCATGGACGATGATGACCTGCGCCGTGGCAAACCAACCGTTCATGTAAAGTGGGATGACGCCACCGCCGTTCTGGCTGGAGATGCGTTGCAAACGCTTGCTTTTGAAATCCTAGCGGATGCCGCAACCTCGCCTGATGCTGCGGTTCGCGTGGCCCTGATCGGATCGATGGCGCGGGCTTCTGGTGCAAATGGAATGGTGCTTGGTCAGATGCTGGATATTGCCGCGGAAACTGCAGAGACTCCATTAACGCTCGACCAGATCAAACACCTACAAGCCAACAAAACCGGCGCTTTGATCGAATGGTCTGCCCATTCTGGCGCGATGCTGGCGCAGGACGCTGGGGCCGAACTGATTGAATATTCCCGCGCGGTTGGGCTGGCCTTTCAAATCCAAGACGATGTTTTGGATGTTTTGGGCGATGCCGCGCTTGCAGGCAAACGACTGCAAAAAGACGCGGATGCGGGCAAAGCCACCTTTGTGTCACTGCTTGGTCTTGAACAGGCGCAAAAGAACGCCACATCTTTGATAGAACAGGCGTGCGACGCGCTGGATCGGTTCGGTGACAAAGCACATTCACTGCGGCAAGTGGCGCACTTCGTTGTGAACCGCGAATCGTGA
- a CDS encoding exodeoxyribonuclease VII small subunit has product MADTPVSEMNFETAMAELEKVVGQLESSQVALEDSIKLYDRGAELKKHCEKKLAEAEEKIAQITLAAGKPDGLKPFEG; this is encoded by the coding sequence ATGGCTGACACACCCGTTTCCGAAATGAACTTTGAAACCGCCATGGCGGAATTGGAAAAGGTCGTGGGCCAATTGGAAAGCAGCCAAGTGGCGCTGGAAGACAGCATCAAATTATATGATCGCGGCGCAGAGTTGAAAAAACACTGCGAAAAGAAATTGGCAGAAGCAGAAGAAAAGATCGCACAGATCACACTTGCCGCTGGAAAACCTGACGGATTAAAACCGTTCGAGGGTTAA
- a CDS encoding histone deacetylase family protein: protein MTTAFLTHTDCLQHINPAGHPEQVARLEYILDRMSASEFDGLMRLDAPLGTDEHILTTHPAAHLNAMKAAVPAQGWTQIDGDTSVSPGSLQAAYRGVGANVKAVDLVMSGEATNAFCATRPPGHHAETQTAMGFCYFGNVVIGARHALDHHGLDRVAIVDFDVHHGNGTQDLVWDDERILFVSSHQMPLYPGTGAANETGGHGNVLNVPLNPNANGIDLRNAFEREILPALEAHKPQMIFISAGFDAHQADPLANLNFTEADFAWATKTLCDFADKHCEGRVVSTLEGGYDLEALAASVAAHVTVLMEQS from the coding sequence ATGACAACTGCTTTTCTGACTCACACCGATTGCCTGCAACACATCAATCCTGCGGGCCACCCTGAACAGGTTGCACGGCTGGAATACATCCTCGATCGCATGTCCGCGTCTGAATTTGATGGCTTGATGCGGCTTGATGCGCCACTTGGGACGGATGAACACATCCTCACCACGCACCCCGCTGCGCATTTGAACGCAATGAAAGCCGCCGTTCCTGCCCAAGGCTGGACGCAAATCGACGGTGACACATCGGTATCCCCAGGCTCCTTGCAAGCCGCTTACCGAGGTGTTGGCGCAAACGTCAAAGCGGTTGATCTGGTCATGTCGGGCGAGGCCACCAACGCCTTTTGCGCCACACGCCCACCGGGCCATCACGCCGAAACACAAACCGCCATGGGTTTTTGCTATTTTGGCAATGTGGTTATCGGTGCCCGCCACGCGCTCGATCACCACGGGCTCGACCGTGTTGCCATCGTTGATTTTGATGTCCACCACGGCAATGGCACACAAGACCTCGTTTGGGACGACGAGCGTATCCTGTTCGTCTCTAGCCATCAAATGCCGCTTTACCCAGGTACGGGTGCTGCCAATGAAACGGGGGGCCACGGCAACGTATTGAACGTGCCGCTGAACCCAAACGCCAATGGCATCGATTTGCGCAACGCGTTTGAACGCGAAATTTTACCCGCACTCGAAGCACACAAACCCCAGATGATCTTTATCTCTGCTGGATTTGACGCGCATCAGGCGGATCCTTTGGCGAACCTCAACTTCACCGAAGCGGATTTTGCATGGGCCACAAAAACCCTCTGTGATTTTGCAGATAAACACTGCGAGGGACGGGTGGTCTCGACTCTCGAAGGTGGATATGATCTGGAGGCGTTGGCTGCCTCCGTTGCGGCCCATGTGACCGTATTGATGGAGCAAAGCTGA
- a CDS encoding response regulator gives MTEILADAHILIVDDDERIRTLLQKFLSRNGFWVTAARDAAHARKLLDGLEFDLIVLDVMMPGEDGLTLTRDLRKKLSTPILLLTAKGETSERIMGLEAGADDYLTKPFEPKELVLRINAILRRIPVEQTVAEPPKTMQLGGVRYDVTRGELWAGDDLVRLTATESALMRIFSATPHTPISRAKLVEDLGRDTGQAQERAVDVQITRLRRKIEADPKSPRYLQTVRGAGYMLAPE, from the coding sequence ATGACAGAAATCCTCGCTGATGCGCATATTCTGATCGTTGATGACGATGAACGCATTCGAACATTGCTTCAAAAATTCTTGTCCCGAAACGGTTTCTGGGTCACTGCGGCGCGCGACGCTGCTCATGCCCGCAAGCTGTTGGATGGATTGGAATTTGATCTGATCGTCCTTGATGTGATGATGCCGGGTGAAGACGGTCTGACCCTGACGCGCGACCTGCGCAAAAAGCTCAGCACGCCGATCCTGCTGCTGACAGCCAAAGGCGAAACCAGCGAACGGATCATGGGGCTAGAGGCAGGGGCAGATGATTACTTGACCAAGCCGTTTGAACCCAAGGAACTGGTCCTGCGGATCAACGCCATCCTGCGCCGCATTCCAGTGGAGCAAACCGTCGCAGAGCCGCCAAAAACAATGCAACTCGGCGGCGTTCGTTACGATGTTACGCGCGGTGAATTATGGGCAGGGGACGACCTCGTCCGCCTGACCGCCACCGAAAGCGCGCTGATGCGCATCTTTTCGGCCACGCCACACACTCCCATTAGCCGCGCAAAACTCGTCGAAGACTTGGGCCGTGATACGGGTCAAGCCCAAGAACGCGCGGTGGACGTGCAAATCACACGGTTGCGGCGCAAGATCGAAGCCGACCCGAAATCCCCCCGTTACTTACAGACCGTTCGTGGCGCGGGCTACATGCTGGCACCTGAATAA
- a CDS encoding MarR family transcriptional regulator — translation MRDRLQPGGENLLFLTDDQLLQGIELLFFAYRGFTSDPDRILENHTYGRAHHRAIHFIHRRPGTTVNSLLDILGVTKQSLNRVLRQLIDDGLVESKVGEKDRRERHLFLTKAGRELESELSAAQRKRLRTAYKEAGPDAVLGFRKVLENIMDPSMRKHVKKLVKD, via the coding sequence ATGCGCGATCGCTTGCAGCCCGGTGGGGAAAATCTTTTGTTTCTGACGGATGATCAGTTGCTTCAGGGCATTGAACTTTTGTTCTTTGCCTATCGTGGCTTCACCTCTGATCCTGACCGCATTTTGGAAAATCACACTTACGGCCGTGCCCATCACCGTGCGATCCATTTCATTCACCGCCGCCCTGGCACCACGGTAAATAGCCTGCTCGACATTCTTGGTGTCACAAAACAATCGCTCAATCGCGTCCTGCGCCAATTGATTGATGATGGATTGGTTGAAAGCAAGGTCGGCGAAAAAGACCGCCGCGAACGCCACCTGTTCCTGACAAAAGCGGGCCGCGAACTGGAATCAGAACTTTCCGCCGCACAACGAAAACGCCTGCGCACAGCGTACAAAGAAGCAGGGCCAGATGCCGTGCTTGGCTTTCGCAAAGTGCTTGAAAATATCATGGACCCTTCAATGCGCAAGCATGTGAAAAAGTTGGTAAAGGATTGA
- a CDS encoding branched-chain amino acid aminotransferase — MAGGYDDRDGVIWLDGELVQWRDANVHLLTHAMHYASSVFEGERAYNGKIFKSREHSERLLFSGRELDIPIPYSVDEIEEAKYAVLKANNLSDAYVRALCWRGSGDDMGVASAKNPVRMAIATWEWGAYYGDAKMKGAKLDISRWKRPSPETIPCFAKAAGLYMICTMAKHEAEAKGCSDAMMYDYRGYVAEATGANIFFVKDGVVHTPKPDCFLNGLTRQTVIQMLKDKQIEVQERHIMPEELHDFEQCWLTGTAAEVTPVGQIGDFTFEVGDMARTIAEDYEKLVRA, encoded by the coding sequence ATGGCTGGTGGATATGATGATCGTGATGGCGTGATCTGGCTGGATGGGGAGCTGGTGCAATGGCGGGATGCCAATGTTCATTTGCTGACCCATGCGATGCACTATGCGTCCTCTGTCTTTGAAGGTGAACGTGCTTATAATGGCAAAATCTTTAAGTCTCGTGAACATTCGGAACGCTTGTTGTTTTCGGGCCGCGAATTGGACATTCCAATCCCTTATTCCGTCGATGAAATCGAAGAGGCCAAATATGCAGTTTTGAAGGCCAACAACTTGTCAGATGCTTATGTTCGGGCGCTGTGCTGGCGTGGGTCAGGCGATGATATGGGCGTGGCATCGGCAAAAAACCCTGTGCGCATGGCGATTGCGACGTGGGAATGGGGTGCGTATTATGGTGATGCGAAAATGAAGGGTGCGAAGCTGGATATTTCCCGCTGGAAACGCCCATCCCCTGAAACGATCCCGTGTTTTGCAAAGGCGGCTGGCCTGTATATGATTTGTACGATGGCCAAGCACGAAGCCGAGGCGAAAGGCTGTTCTGATGCCATGATGTACGACTATCGCGGTTATGTGGCTGAGGCGACGGGCGCGAATATTTTCTTTGTAAAAGATGGGGTTGTGCATACGCCAAAACCTGATTGTTTCTTGAACGGTCTGACCCGTCAGACAGTTATTCAAATGCTGAAAGACAAGCAGATCGAGGTTCAGGAACGCCACATCATGCCAGAAGAATTGCATGACTTTGAGCAATGCTGGCTGACAGGGACCGCGGCCGAAGTAACGCCTGTAGGCCAGATCGGTGACTTCACATTTGAAGTGGGTGACATGGCGCGGACCATTGCGGAAGATTACGAAAAACTCGTGCGTGCATAA
- the rsfS gene encoding ribosome silencing factor — protein sequence MSMLDLILNTLQNEKAEDIVTLDLADKSSMADHMVVASGRSARQVGSLAEKVADQLKQVMDVHSRMEGKSAGDWVLLDAGDVIVHIFRPEVREFYQLEKMWQEVPGADA from the coding sequence ATGTCGATGCTGGATCTCATTTTGAACACGCTTCAAAATGAAAAAGCAGAAGACATTGTGACTCTGGATTTGGCGGATAAATCGTCGATGGCAGATCACATGGTGGTGGCGTCTGGGCGATCTGCGCGCCAAGTCGGTTCCTTGGCAGAGAAAGTCGCGGACCAGTTGAAACAGGTGATGGACGTGCATTCGCGTATGGAAGGCAAAAGCGCTGGGGATTGGGTTCTGCTGGATGCAGGGGATGTGATTGTTCACATTTTCCGCCCTGAAGTGCGCGAGTTTTATCAGCTGGAAAAGATGTGGCAGGAAGTTCCTGGCGCAGACGCGTAA
- the rlmH gene encoding 23S rRNA (pseudouridine(1915)-N(3))-methyltransferase RlmH has protein sequence MLSVHIIACGRLKKGPELTLISDYLDRYAKTGRGLGLGPVSVVEVEDKRGIGMAAEAELLRKAIPKGAVTMIMDERGKVLSSIDFSNKLSVWRDTGVQDLAILIGGADGLDPSLRQEADFALSFGKMVWPHMLVRVMLSEQLYRAASILGNAPYHRA, from the coding sequence TTGTTATCTGTACACATTATTGCTTGTGGGCGGCTCAAAAAAGGGCCGGAACTTACACTGATTTCTGACTATTTGGATCGTTATGCCAAGACGGGGCGTGGCCTTGGGCTGGGTCCGGTTTCTGTGGTTGAGGTCGAGGACAAACGCGGCATTGGGATGGCGGCGGAGGCGGAGTTGTTGCGCAAGGCGATCCCTAAGGGTGCAGTCACGATGATTATGGATGAACGCGGTAAGGTGCTGAGTTCAATTGATTTTTCAAACAAGTTGAGCGTTTGGCGGGATACGGGTGTTCAGGATTTGGCGATCTTGATTGGCGGGGCCGATGGATTGGACCCAAGTTTGCGCCAAGAGGCTGATTTTGCACTGTCTTTTGGCAAAATGGTCTGGCCGCATATGTTGGTGCGGGTGATGCTGTCTGAGCAGTTGTATCGCGCGGCCAGTATCCTTGGGAATGCGCCGTATCATCGGGCTTAA
- the gpmI gene encoding 2,3-bisphosphoglycerate-independent phosphoglycerate mutase — protein MTTPKPVVLCILDGWGLRPETEGNAVAQAATPNFDRMMRDCPNSTLTTFGPDVGLPMGQMGNSEVGHMNIGAGRVVEMDLARINGVIARGELADQPAVQRIIAAGTGVVHVCGVLSDGGVHSHIDHMIGMMDVLVAAGRRVALHLFTDGRDVAPKSTGQYLQMLLDRMPKDAFIATVSGRYYAMDRDNRWDRVSQAFGAIVHGDGIGAVSAAQVISANYANDTSDEFFLPSVIGDYAGMADGDVLVCLNFRADRAREILAAIAEPDFDGFETGPRPQLALVSGFTEYSKAHSEYCDVIFPEQDIVNTLGSWVAQKGLSQFRIAETEKYPHVTFFLNGGVEVPAAGEDRYLAPSPKVATYDMQPEMSSEEVTDNLVGAISSGTYDLIVVNYANPDMVGHTGDLEAAKAACASVDVGLGRVEAALNTAGGAMIVCADHGNCETMIDPETGGPHTAHTVNPVPVVLIGGPTGAKLRAGGRLADLAPSLLALMGLDLPKEMTGKSLIET, from the coding sequence ATGACCACTCCGAAACCCGTCGTTTTGTGCATTCTGGATGGCTGGGGTTTGCGCCCCGAAACCGAAGGCAACGCGGTGGCACAGGCAGCGACCCCGAACTTTGATCGGATGATGCGCGATTGCCCAAATTCCACGCTGACAACATTTGGCCCAGATGTTGGATTACCAATGGGTCAGATGGGAAATTCTGAAGTTGGACATATGAACATTGGTGCGGGGCGCGTGGTGGAAATGGACCTCGCGCGGATCAATGGCGTGATTGCAAGAGGTGAGTTGGCGGATCAGCCTGCGGTGCAGCGGATCATTGCGGCGGGAACAGGTGTTGTACATGTGTGCGGCGTGTTGTCCGACGGGGGTGTTCACAGCCACATCGACCATATGATTGGCATGATGGATGTACTGGTTGCGGCGGGGCGGCGTGTGGCGCTGCATCTGTTTACTGATGGACGCGATGTTGCGCCGAAATCCACAGGACAGTATTTGCAAATGCTGTTGGACAGGATGCCAAAAGACGCGTTTATCGCGACCGTTTCTGGCCGATATTATGCCATGGATCGAGACAACCGCTGGGACCGGGTGTCTCAGGCGTTTGGGGCGATAGTTCATGGGGATGGCATTGGCGCGGTTTCGGCAGCACAAGTTATTTCGGCGAACTATGCCAATGACACAAGCGATGAGTTTTTCCTGCCGTCTGTGATTGGCGATTATGCTGGCATGGCGGACGGGGATGTTTTGGTGTGTCTGAATTTCCGCGCGGATCGTGCGCGAGAGATTTTGGCGGCGATTGCCGAACCAGACTTTGATGGTTTTGAAACAGGACCACGTCCACAGTTGGCGCTGGTGTCTGGGTTCACAGAGTATTCAAAAGCGCATTCTGAATACTGCGATGTGATTTTCCCAGAACAGGATATCGTCAATACGCTGGGATCTTGGGTGGCGCAAAAAGGATTGTCGCAGTTTCGGATTGCCGAGACCGAAAAGTATCCGCATGTGACGTTCTTCCTGAATGGCGGTGTCGAAGTGCCTGCCGCGGGGGAGGATCGTTATTTGGCCCCAAGTCCAAAGGTCGCGACCTATGACATGCAGCCAGAGATGTCGTCTGAAGAGGTAACTGACAATCTGGTGGGCGCAATTTCATCGGGCACATATGACCTGATTGTCGTGAATTATGCGAACCCCGATATGGTGGGGCATACGGGTGATTTGGAGGCGGCCAAGGCGGCCTGTGCATCTGTGGATGTGGGATTGGGTCGTGTAGAGGCCGCGTTGAACACGGCGGGGGGTGCGATGATTGTATGTGCGGATCATGGCAATTGCGAAACCATGATTGATCCTGAAACGGGCGGGCCGCATACCGCGCATACGGTTAATCCCGTGCCTGTGGTCTTGATCGGCGGGCCAACAGGTGCAAAGCTGCGCGCGGGCGGGCGACTTGCCGATTTGGCGCCAAGTTTATTGGCGTTGATGGGGCTGGATCTGCCAAAAGAAATGACGGGCAAAAGTTTGATCGAAACATGA
- a CDS encoding peptidoglycan DD-metalloendopeptidase family protein, translating to MMILRKIIAAVAISAACHSAAHAQSEAVLEAQLASEALRSAAAGLNEAGSAKDRVKALTNTVRAYEDGLSAMRDGLRGATIRERVIRLEFESRRDQLSRLLGILQTLERATTPMLLIHPTGPVGTARSGMMMSEVTPSLQRQAEELKSQLEELSELRRIQTEAEEQLRLGLAGVQEARVSLSQAIADRTDLPRRLTDDPVKTQILADSATSLEMFAGSIGVLPPEPETAKAIAFEKKRGTLRLPVDGAVLRGFNEVDAAGLKRPGLVIAARPLALVSAPAASTIRYAGAFLDYGNVIVLEPQPKYLLVIAGLNQVYGEIGEVVDQDAPVGLLGGTPAGAQEFLIEASDGGSALAQETLYIELRYEGEPVDPSVWFAVNDS from the coding sequence ATGATGATCCTGCGCAAAATTATCGCGGCTGTTGCCATTTCGGCGGCCTGTCATAGCGCGGCCCATGCCCAGAGCGAAGCCGTACTGGAAGCGCAGCTGGCTTCCGAGGCATTGCGCTCGGCGGCGGCTGGCCTGAATGAAGCAGGTAGCGCCAAAGACCGCGTAAAGGCGTTAACCAATACCGTGCGTGCCTATGAAGATGGGTTAAGCGCAATGCGGGATGGATTGCGCGGTGCAACTATCCGCGAGCGGGTCATTCGGCTGGAATTTGAAAGCCGTCGTGATCAGCTGAGCCGTTTGTTGGGAATTTTGCAAACGTTGGAGCGTGCCACAACGCCGATGTTGTTGATCCATCCAACCGGGCCTGTGGGTACGGCGCGATCTGGGATGATGATGTCTGAAGTGACACCATCATTGCAACGCCAAGCCGAAGAATTGAAATCGCAATTGGAAGAGCTGAGCGAATTGCGCCGCATCCAAACCGAAGCGGAAGAACAACTGCGGCTGGGGCTGGCAGGCGTGCAAGAAGCGCGCGTGTCCCTGAGCCAAGCGATTGCGGATCGCACGGATTTGCCGCGCCGATTGACGGATGATCCTGTGAAAACGCAGATCCTTGCGGACAGTGCCACATCGCTTGAAATGTTTGCGGGCAGCATTGGTGTGTTGCCCCCCGAACCCGAAACAGCCAAGGCCATTGCGTTTGAAAAGAAACGGGGCACGTTGCGCCTGCCTGTGGATGGGGCGGTGTTGCGAGGATTTAACGAAGTGGACGCGGCGGGTTTGAAACGGCCTGGTCTGGTGATTGCGGCACGCCCATTGGCGTTGGTATCTGCGCCAGCCGCATCCACGATCCGTTATGCGGGTGCATTTTTGGATTACGGAAACGTGATAGTGTTAGAGCCGCAACCCAAGTATTTGCTGGTGATTGCCGGGCTGAATCAGGTGTACGGTGAAATCGGAGAGGTGGTTGATCAAGACGCACCTGTTGGCCTGTTGGGCGGGACCCCTGCTGGCGCACAAGAATTTTTGATCGAGGCGTCAGATGGCGGTAGTGCTTTGGCGCAAGAAACGCTCTATATAGAGCTGAGATATGAAGGTGAGCCTGTGGACCCAAGCGTCTGGTTTGCCGTTAACGACAGTTAG
- a CDS encoding S41 family peptidase: MKKLALAAIGGTLAGMVLTAQFTGPLIAQEAAKTKSTYEQLDLFGDIFERIRSAYVEEVDEEKLIRSAINGMLTSLDPHSSYLPPEDFNDMRVQTRGEFGGLGIEVTQENGFVKVVSPIDDTPADRAGVQAGDFITQVDGESTLGMSLDDAVDLMRGEIGSEIVITLVREGTDEPFDITIVRDKIKVKAARGRLEGDSVVLRLTTFSDQTFVNLEAELKAKVEEAGGMDQVTGFVIDLRNNPGGLLNQAIAVSDAFLEKGEIVSTRGRGPQDSERVNAEPGDLAQGKPIVVLINGGSASASEIVAGALQDHRRAVIIGTRSFGKGSVQTIMPLQGDGAMRLTTSRYYTPSGRSIQALGVSPDILVEQRPAIEVAAEEDQRQQRFEADLRGSLSNDSLSEDQRKLLEEEREEAKKAAELRNNDAQLAYALDVLKGLAVLGQAD; encoded by the coding sequence ATGAAGAAGCTCGCATTGGCCGCAATTGGCGGAACGCTCGCTGGCATGGTTTTGACGGCGCAGTTTACTGGCCCGCTGATTGCCCAAGAGGCCGCGAAAACGAAATCCACTTATGAACAGTTGGATCTGTTTGGGGATATCTTTGAGCGCATCCGATCCGCCTATGTGGAAGAAGTAGACGAAGAAAAACTGATCCGTTCTGCGATTAACGGGATGCTGACATCGCTCGATCCGCATTCGTCTTATCTGCCGCCCGAAGATTTCAACGATATGCGGGTGCAAACACGCGGTGAATTTGGTGGCCTTGGCATCGAAGTGACGCAGGAAAACGGTTTCGTCAAAGTAGTGAGCCCAATTGATGATACCCCTGCGGATCGTGCGGGTGTGCAGGCGGGGGATTTCATCACGCAAGTGGACGGCGAAAGCACGCTTGGCATGAGCCTTGATGATGCGGTTGATCTGATGCGCGGCGAAATTGGCTCTGAGATCGTGATTACTTTGGTGCGTGAAGGCACGGATGAGCCTTTCGATATCACCATCGTGCGCGACAAGATTAAGGTCAAAGCCGCTCGTGGGCGTTTGGAAGGGGATAGCGTTGTGCTGCGTCTGACAACGTTTTCGGATCAGACATTTGTGAACCTTGAAGCAGAGCTGAAAGCCAAAGTGGAAGAAGCGGGTGGTATGGATCAGGTGACAGGGTTCGTTATTGATCTGCGCAACAATCCAGGCGGTTTGCTGAACCAAGCGATTGCGGTCAGCGATGCGTTTTTGGAAAAAGGCGAGATCGTTTCAACCCGTGGCCGTGGCCCACAAGACAGCGAACGGGTGAATGCGGAGCCTGGTGATTTGGCGCAAGGTAAGCCGATTGTTGTATTGATCAACGGCGGGTCTGCGTCTGCATCCGAAATTGTGGCAGGTGCGCTGCAGGATCATCGTCGTGCGGTCATCATTGGCACGCGATCCTTTGGGAAGGGCTCTGTTCAGACCATCATGCCGCTGCAAGGGGATGGTGCCATGCGCCTGACTACATCACGCTATTACACGCCGTCTGGCCGGTCTATCCAAGCCTTGGGCGTATCCCCTGATATTCTTGTGGAACAGCGCCCCGCCATCGAAGTGGCCGCAGAGGAAGACCAACGTCAGCAGCGGTTTGAAGCGGATTTGCGCGGCTCCCTGTCCAACGACAGCCTGTCCGAAGATCAACGCAAACTGTTGGAAGAAGAACGAGAAGAAGCCAAGAAAGCGGCTGAACTGCGCAACAATGATGCGCAACTGGCCTATGCTTTGGACGTGCTGAAAGGTTTGGCTGTTCTGGGACAGGCGGACTGA
- a CDS encoding RNA pyrophosphohydrolase codes for MTPEDIAKLPYRPCVGLMVCNAAGHVFAGQRLDNYRDAWQMPQGGVEKGEDPRVAALRELEEETGIPASAVEVVAETEDWIPYDLPHALVPKLWKGRFRGQEQKWFLLRFTGEDSQINIQTAEPEFREWCWIKPEELLDKIVPFKRDTYERVIREFKDLVG; via the coding sequence ATGACACCTGAAGACATCGCAAAACTGCCCTATCGGCCCTGTGTGGGGCTGATGGTGTGCAACGCCGCGGGCCATGTGTTTGCGGGCCAACGGCTCGATAATTATCGCGATGCGTGGCAAATGCCCCAAGGAGGTGTGGAAAAGGGCGAAGACCCCCGCGTGGCAGCCCTGCGTGAGTTGGAAGAGGAAACAGGCATTCCCGCATCTGCGGTAGAGGTTGTGGCCGAAACAGAGGATTGGATTCCTTACGACCTGCCCCATGCGTTGGTTCCTAAACTGTGGAAAGGTCGGTTTCGTGGCCAAGAGCAGAAATGGTTTCTGCTGCGGTTCACGGGGGAAGACAGCCAAATAAACATCCAAACCGCAGAGCCAGAGTTCCGCGAATGGTGCTGGATCAAGCCAGAAGAGCTTTTGGATAAAATAGTGCCGTTTAAACGCGATACTTATGAACGGGTCATTCGCGAATTCAAGGATTTGGTTGGATGA